A stretch of DNA from Micromonospora sp. WMMD1155:
CACCGTCAATCCGCCGTTGATGATGTTGTCGTCCACCGTGACACCACCGGTGGTGCTGGTGATGCTGACGTCGGCACCCCAGTAGCCACCGGAGGCACAGCTGTCCAGCCCACCGTTCGGGCCGAGCTGCACGCCGCCCAGGTTGCCGGCGAACGTGGCCTTGCCGCGCACCGCGCTGCCGCACACCACGCTGCCGGTGGCGCTGTTGAGCACCGACAACGTGCCGTCGACGAACGAGTCGTGCAGGTCGGTGTAGTAGGTGCCGGTGCTGCTGACGTTGCGGTCCACCTGGGTGCCCTGGTCGAGCCGGACCTCACCGGCTCCGACCGTGACGTTCCCGGCGACGGTCGACTGCTCGGCGAACAGGAAGCTGTCGATCGTCGCGCTGCCCTTCGGCCGCACGGTCACCGTGCCGGTCCGGGCGTCGTTCAGGAAGATGCCGTACCCACCGGCGGCCAGCACCACCTGACCGTCGACTGTGGTCTCGGTGGCGTCGAGGTAGCCGTCGGCGGAGACGCGCACCTCACCACTGATCCGGCCGCCGGTCACCACCAGGTTGGCACCGGCGGCGACGGTGACGTTGCCGGTGATCGTGGTGCCGGTCAGCGCGCAGGACTCGCCGGCCGGCACGTACAGGTCGTTGGGCACGGTCACCGCACCGCCGGTGCCGATGCAGTGGGTGACCAGGTCGGCGTGGGCGGTGGGTGCCACGGTCAGCACCGAGGCGGCGACGACGGCGGTCACGGTGGCCAGCTTGGCGACGGTACGTCCGGGCATCGTGGTACTCCCTGTCGAGAAGTGTCGAGGACTCATGCGCCGACGTCCGATCGGGCCGCGGCCCGGACGATGGCGCCCTGCTGCCGCCGGTCGAGCGTTCCGCCGGTCACCAACGCGAGGGTGACCGCCTCGACGTGCCGGACGAATTCGGCGTGGCCGGGGTAGTCGGCGTGTTCGTCGATCAGATCGTTGATGGTGCAGCCGTTGCCGGTGTCGACGTTGCGGACACCGGTGTCGTCACCGTCGATGACCACCGTCGCCCGGGTGTCGGACTCGGGGCAGGCGTCGGTGCCGTCGGCCACCACGGTGAACGTCGTCGACTGTTCGGCGGCGGCGTTCCCGGCGGTGTCGGTCGCCCGGAAGCGCACCGTGTGCGCCCCGGTGGCGCGAACGGTGACCGGAGCGGTGTACGCGGTCCAGGCGCCGGTGTCGAGCGCGTACTCCACGCTCGCCACACCCGAGTCGGCGTCGGTGGCGGTGACGGTCACCGTCGCGCCGCCGACGTACGCGCCGTCGTCGTTGCGGTCACCGGTCACCGTGGCGGTGACGGTGGGTGGTGTGGTGTCCTCGGCCGGCGGTTCGACGACGGTGAAGTGGGACATCTGCTCGGCCGAGGTGTTACCGGCGACGTCGGTGGCCCGGTAGTGCAGCATGTGCATCCCGACCGCTGTCACGACGACCGGGCTCGTGTATGCGGTGAAGGCAGCGCCGTCCAACGAGTACTCGATGGTGGCGACACCGGAGCCGCTGTCGGTGGCGGTGATCGTGGCGGTGGCCGTACCGACGTAGTTGCCGTCGCCGTCGCGGTCGCCGGTCAACGCGGCCGTCACCTCCGGCGGGGTGGTGTCCTCCTGCCCCGGTTCGACGATCCGGAACGACACCGAGCCGACGGCACTGGTGTTGCCGGCCTGGTCGGTGGCCCGGAACTGCACCGAGTGGTCGCCGATCGCGGTCACCCGCACCGGCCCGGTGTACGGCGCGAAGCTGGTGTCGTCGACCTGGTACTCGACGGTCTCCACCCCGGAGTCGGCGTCGGTGGCCGTGACGGTCACCGTGGCCGCGCCGAGGTAGTCGCCGTCGGGGTCCTGGTCACCCGCCACGGTGGCAGTCACCGTCGGCGGTGTGGTGTCGCCACCCCCGCCGCCCTCGGTGACCACCAACTCGCCGACCATCTGGCTGTGGCCGGGGATCGAGCAGAAGTACCGGTACCGGCCCGGGGTGAGGGTCACCGTCGCCTGGTGGCGGCCGTTGTTGGCGTCGAACGGACTGGCCAGGATGTTCAGCGTGACGTCGTGGTTGTAACCCTCGGTGCTGGTGTCGAAGGTCAGCGTGTGCGGCATCCCGATGGTGTTGCCGGTGGCCTCGCTGTTCTCCCAGATGATCGTGGTCTCGCCGGCCACGGCGGTGGCGGGCGCGGTCTTGTAGCGGGTGATGTCGCCGTCGGCGGTCCAGGTCAGCACCTGTGCCGCGGCTCGGGGGGCGGCGGAGGCCGGCGTCGCCACCCACGGGGTCACCGTGAGCAGGAGCGCCGCCAGCACTGCCGTCATTCGTCGGGGCATCGTCTCTCCTAGAGTTCCCGTACGCGGACGTTGCGGAACTCGGCCAGGTCGTTGTCACCGTGGTTCTGCAGACCGATGAAGCCCCGCAGGAACTGCCGCAGGTCCGTCGGCGGGTCGCCGGCACGCGACGACTGTTTGCCGGGCGTGTTGTCGAATTCGTTGATCACCACGCCGTTGCGGATCATCGTGTAGTGCTGCCCGACGACGCGGATCTCGTAGTCGTTCCACTCGTTCTTCGGGGTGACGCCGGCCTGGGCGAGCGGCACCGCGTCGAAGTTGTAGACCGAGCCGGTCTTCTGTGGCTCGCCGGTCTCACCGTCGTAGATCTGGATCTCGTGTCCGCAGTAGATCGCCATCCACGCGGCCGAGGTCCGGGCCGAGCCGACGGTGCCGCAACTGCCCGGTGGGCGCTGCTCCAGAGGGGTTCGCAGGTCCGGGAACCGGGTGAAGACCCCGGTGTTGGCCCGGCCGGTGCCCGGTGCGATGTCCTTGAACTGGAGCCGCAGCGAAAAGTCGCCGAGTTCCTTGGTGTGCCAGAGCATGCCCAGACCTCCGCTGGGCCGCAACGAACCGTCCGGCTGGATCGCGAACGACCCGGTCGGCGCCTGCTGCCAACCGCGCAGCGACTCGGCGGTGCCGTCGAAGAGCGGCTCGTACCCGGTGTGCCCGTCCCGGCCGATCTCGGACGCGGCGGCCAGCCGGGTGAGCGTGCCGGCCTCCCGGGCGCTGAGCAGGTCGTCGTCCTGCAACGCCTGGGCCACCGCCTTGACGTGCCGGACGAAACCGTCGTGGTCGGCCCACGTGCTCTCGTCGTCGATCAGGTCGTTGGCCGTGCAGCCCTGCCCGACCGTACGACTGGGCACGCCGGTGTCGGTGTCGCCGAGCCACACGTTCTGCCGCTCGTCCGGCACCGCGCAGCCCACCGTGACCGTGCTCTGCACCGTCGCCTTCTCACCGTCGGCGTACGTGACGGTCAGCTTCGCGGTGTAGGTGCCGACCTCGGCGTACGTGTGTCGGGGGTTCGCCTCGGTCGACGTGGCACCGTCGCCGAACTCCCACCGGTGGCTGACCCCGCCGGAGCGGGCACCGTCGAAGGCGATGGTCAGGGGCTTGTTCTGCACGGCGACCGAGTTCGCCGCCGGTACCGGGGTGGGTGCGCCACCGGTGTAGGTGATCCGGATCAGCTTCTGGTTGGGGTGCAGGCTGAAGAACCCGCCGCCGTAGTCCAGCAGGTAGAGCGCGCCGTCCGGGCCGAACTTCGCGTCCATCCAGCTCTGCAACCGGGTGTCGCCGTTACCGCCGGGAATGATGGCCCGCAGCGACTCGGCGTACACCGGTGGGGCCGCCTGCGGCACACCGGCCGGGTCGACAGTCACCGCGACCCGGTTGGCGGCGTTCGACTGGTCGCCGATGAACCACTTGCCGTCCCAGTGCTCCGGCCACGCCACACCGCTGTCGGCGTCGACGAGGCTGCGGTGGTACGTCGGGCCGGACATGATGGCCTGCCCGCCGCCGCGCAGGTACGGCTGGGTGTAGGTGGCGTCGGCCGCGACGTACGTCGGGAGGTCGCTGCCGTCGGTGCGCTTCGGGAACACCGGGCCGCCGCCGTCGGGCGAATACCAGATCATGTTGTCCCGGGCAGCCGGGATGTCCACCAGCCCGGTGTTACGGGGCGACTCGTTCTTCAGGTCGTCGCAGTCGTACCAGCCGGTCAGGACCGTCGCGTCGGTGTTGCTGCGATCCCGGTACGGCTGCCGGTTGCCCATGCAGTACGGCCAGCCCTGGTTACCGGCGGAGGTGATGATGGTGGCGGTCTCGTACTTCGCCGGGCCCAGGGTGGGGCTGGGCGACGAGGCGTCCGGGCCGACCCAGCCGGCGGTCAGCCACTGGTGCTTCGGGTCGATCTGCAGGCGGGCGATGTTGCGCACGCCCATCACGTAGATCTCCGGGCGGGTCTTCTCGGTGCCCGGCGGGAACAGGTTCCCCTCCGGGATGGTGTACGTGCCGTCCGCCTCCGGGTGAATCCGGATGATCTTTCCGGCGAGGTCGTTGGTGTTACCCGAGGTGCGGCGGGCGTCCTGGAACGAGATGCCCTCGTACTCCTGGGTCCAGTTGTTGCCGGAGTAGCCCTGCGACCCCTCGGAGGAGTTGTTGTCGCCGGAGCCGACGTAGAGGTTGCCCTCGGCGTCGAACGCCATGCCACCACCGGCGTGGCAGCAGCTGTGGATCTGCACCGGGAACTGCAGCAGGTCCTTGCGGGTGCTCTGGTCGACGGTCTGCGCCTGCCGGTCGTAGGTGAACCGGGAGACGGTGCGCTGCCCGACCCGCTTCACCCGGTCGATCGACTCGTGCGGCATCCAGTAGACGTAGAGCCAGCCGTTCTCGGCGAATTCGGGGTCGGGCACGATGCCGAGCAGACCCTCCTCGTTCTTGACCAGCTCGGAGCCGCTGCCCCGGTTGCCCATCACCTCCAGGGTGGTGAGCAGCTTGACCTGCTTGGTCCGCGGGTCCCAGGAGTGGATGGTGCCGCAGCCCTTGCCGACGTTCGGGTTGTTCCAGTCCGCGATCGGGCCGCTCGGGCAGGCCGCCTTGCCGACGTAGAAGACGGTGCCGTCGGGTGCGATGGTGAGCCCGTGCGGTTCGCCGATCTGGTCGAGCTGGCCGGTCTGGTTGGCGGCGGTGAGCCGCTCCACCTTGTAGTTCGCGGCGATCGTGGCCTGGCAGTCGCCGCGGACGCGGCCGGTGGTCCAGTTCAGCGCCCCGGTGAGGTGGGTGCGGAACGCCTCCTCGCCGTAGCTGCCCTCGGTGTGGCCCATGCCGGTGTAGAACGACCGGCCACCGTCGTAGTCCCGGCACCAGGAGACCGGGTGGAACGGGCCGTTGGCGGCCGCACCCGGGTCGTAGTGCCGCTCCTCCACCTGGGCGAGGGTGTGCACGGCGCCGATCGGGTTGGGGTCCCAGTTGTCCCACCGGTCGGAGCGGGTGATGGTCAGCGGCAGTGACGCCGTGGCCGGGTGTTTGCGGTCCAGGATGTTCACCACCGCACGGTTCACCGCGGGCGGCTCCGGCGCGGTGGTGCTGCCGGTGAACAGGCGCAGGTCGGCGAGCTGGGTCAGCGGCTCGCCGCTGTTCGCGGTGATGTTCAGGCGGTAGCGGGTGAACTCCTGCGGGGTGGCGATGTCGAACCGGCGGGTCTGGAACCGGTCCGGGAAGGTCTGGCCGGTGCGCCGATCCAGATCGGTCCAGCTCTGGCCGTCGGTGGAGCCCTGCAGGGTCCAGTCCTTCGGGTCGCGGCCGGAGGAGTCGTTGGCCGACGTCAAGGCGTACCCGGTCACCCGCTTGGCGGCGGCCAGCTCGTAGGCCACCCAACCGGTCGGGGTGCGGACCAGCCACTTCGTGTTGGCGTCGCCGTCGGTCAGCTTCTCCTTGGTCTCGTTCGGCGGGTTCTCGCCGCTGGCGGTCACCCGGGCGACCGGCTCGGCCACCGGGATGGCGCCGGCCGGGCGGGTGCCGATCAGGCCGGTGAACCAGGCCGAGTCGACCTGGGCGCGGGCGGCGTCGGCGATGCCGACGAAACCGCCGCCGGCCTTCATGTAGCTCTGCAGTGCCGACTCCTGGTCGCGGTTGAGCGCGGCGCCCGTCGCGGAGAGGAAGACCACGCTGCGGTACGCGGACAGCCCCGCCGTGGTGAACACGCCAGGGTCCGTGGTGGCCGTGACATCGATGTCATGACCGGCAGCAAGCTGTTCGATGGTGTCCACCGCGCGGGCCACCGGGTCCTGTTGCTCGGCCACCGGCCCGTGGAACACGAGGACCGCTGTGCGCTGTGCCTGCGCCGCCTGCGGGGCGGCTGCCGTTCGCGGCGCGGCTGCCGCCGTCGTCGCGGGAATCAGTGTCGCGACGGCCGCTACCGCGGCGAGGGTTCGTCGTATCGTCCTGGTCATCCCGTCCCCACTTTCGGTCAGCTTCCGTGCGTGTGGGTGTGGCCCTGGAACCGGTGGATCGCCTCTTCGGCGCCCGGTGGCATGCTGCCGTCGGCGTTGCGCACCAGGAAGATCCCGGCCATGCCGCCGTCGGAGTGCGTCTGCACGTGGCAGTGGTACATCCACGCCCCCGGTCCGACGCCGTCTCCGGCCAGCACCTGGAAACCGAACGAACTGCCCGGGTTGAGGTCCTTGTTGTCGACGACCAGGCTGGGGTCGCTCGGCCCCTCCAGCATTCCGGTGCGGTTGTCCGCCCACCGGTGGGCGTGCAGGTGGAAGGTGTGGAACAGGTTGCCGTGCCCGATGGCGATCCACTCGACGCGCTCGCCCAGGTTCGCCTCGAACATCGGGGTCTCCGGGGCCATCTTGTTGTTGATCGTCATGTCGTGGAACACGGCGGTGAACTGCTTCGACGGCAGGATGTCGCCGCGCCGCCGGACGATCAGCGCCCCGTACAGGCCCCTGGCGACTCCGCCGGTGCCGTGGTCGGTGCCCATCGCGTGGTCGTGGTAGTGCCAGTAACCGGCACTGCCCGGCATGTACCGCCGACCCGACGCGGCCACCATCTCGTGGGAGCGCCAGACGTACGTCCTGGTCTCGCCGGGGTTGTTGAACGAGGCGTTGAACGGGCTACCGTCGGAGTCGGTGCTGTAGTCCACCCCGTGCGGATGGATCGACAGCCGCTGGCTGGTGGTGTTGACCAGCGTGATCTCCAGGGTGTCACCCTCGTACATCTCCAGGACCGGCCCCGGGACGGTGGCCTGGCCGGGTGCCAGGCCGTAGCCGAACAGGTTGCCCGGCAACTGCTCAGCGTAGATGGTGATCTTCTTGGTGACGCCCGCGGCGGCCCGGGCGGGGCTGCCTCCGAACGCGGCGCCGATCGCCGGGGCGGACGCGCCCAGCGCTCCGGCGGCGAGCGCTCCGCTGGCGATCAGCGATCTGCGGGAGAGGTGGCGGTGAGGGCCACCAGCGTGATCGTCCATGGGTCTCCGTTCCCGACCGGGCGAAGACGCGACGAGGGCAGGGTGCATCGACCCGAGCACGGGGGCGGTAGCACGACTGAGGATGAGGCTCGTCGCGAACTTGGCTCGGAAGGCTCAGAACTTTCGGTGGATGACAGCAACTTATGTAATCCATCGACGAAAGTACAGGTCTGATTGCAAAAAGATTACCTTGACATCACGACGGCCTTCGATTGACATGAAGCTGACACGCAGGTCTGAGCACACCTGCGCCGGTCAGGCCGCGTTCGATCCACTCACCATCGCCGATCTGGCGGCATCCCACCAGCCCGACACTCCCACACTGCCGACGCCGCGGCACCCCGAGCGCATGATCCACTCCATATCGCCGAAGTGGCGGCATTCAGACCGCGCGATACCCCCACGTCGGCGATGTCGTGTCGATCAAGGGAGGGCGCGGGCCGAAGGCGGGCCGAGGCGGGTCGGGCCGAAGGCGGGCCGGGCCGAGGCGGGTCGAGGGCGTCCGGGGCTTCAGAGAGCGTGGCGGTCGTCGGACGGCAGGGCGGGGGCCTCCGGCGGCTCGGGCGACTCGTCGGTCTGACCGAGTCGGGCGACCCGGGTCGGGTCGAGGACCCGGGAGAGGAACGCGCGGGTCCGCTCGTGCTTCGGGTCGCCGAGCACCTCGTGCGGCGGTCCCTGCTCGACCACCACCCCACCGTCCATGAAGACCACCCGGTCGGCGACGTCGCGGGCGAAGGCCATCTCGTGGGTGACCACCATCATCGTCATGCCGTCCTCGGCCAGCTTGCGCATGACGGTGAGCACGTCGCCGACCAGCTCGGGGTCGAGCGCGGAGGTCGGCTCGTCGAAGAGCATCAGCTTCGGCTCCATCGACAGCGACCGGGCGATCGCGGCCCGCTGCTGCTGCCCGCCGGAGAGCTGCGCCGGGAAGGCGTCGGCCTTGTCGGTCAGCCCGACGCGTTCCAGGTTGGCCCGAGCGATCCGCTCGGCCTCGGCGCGGCCACGCCGCAGCACGCGACGCTGGGCGATGGTGAGGTTGTTCAGCACGGTCAGGTGCGGAAACAGGTTGAACGACTGGAAGACCATGCCGATGCTGCGGCGGGCCGCGTCGATCTCGACGTCCGGGTCGGTCATCTCGACCCCGTTCACCCAGATCCGCCCGGCCGTCGGCTCCTCCAACAGGTCGACGCAGCGCAGCAGCGTCGACTTGCCGGACCCGGACGGGCCGATGACGCAGACCACCTCGCCCTGACCGACCTCGAAGTCGATGCCCTTGAGCACCTCCAGCGGGCCGAAGGACTTGTGCAGGTCGCGGATCTCGACGGCGGGGCGGGGCGGGGTCGTCGTCATGGGGTCACCGGGCCTTGGCGTAGCGGAGTTCGAGGCGACGTACCACCTGGGACAGGGGCAGAGTGATGATCAGATAGGCGAGGCCGGCCACCAGGAGCGGGGTGGCGTTCACCCGGTCGTTGAGCATGTCCCGACCGAACTTGGTGATCTCGATGGTCTGCGCCGTCACGCCCAGCACGTACGCCAGCGACGAGTCCTTGGTGAGCAGGATGAGTTCGTTGGTCAGCGGCGGGATGACGATCCGGAACGCCTGCGGGATGACGATCGTGCGCATCGCGGTGAAGTGCGACATGCCGAGGGTGCGCGCCGCCTCCATCTGCCCCTTGGGGACGGCCTGGATGCCGGCACGGATGGTCTCCGCCATGTAGGCCGCGGCGGTCAGCCCGAGACCGATCGCGATGGACCCGAACACGCCACCGGGGATCTCCCGCTCGGGGAAGGCGATCGGGATGCCGTAGCCGACGAGGAAGAGCACCAGCAGCGCGGGCAGACCCCGGAACAACTCGATGTACGCCGTCGCCACCCAGCGGTACGGCGCCACCCGGGACAGCCGCATCAGCGCGAGGACGGTGCCGAACACGAGGCCGAAGGCGAACGCCCCGAGCGTGTAGAGGACGGTGTTGCGCAACGCGACGGTGATGATCGTCGGGAACATCGACGTGATGATGTCGACCCGGAAGAAAGCGTCGGCCAACCGGCCCCAGTCCGCGGCGAACGCCACCGCGGCGAGGACGGCGATGAAGACGAGGTACTGGATCCCGAGGGACAGCCGCTCCCGCTGGCGGCGTCGCAGCTTCACGTTGGCTCGTTGCCTTCCCGGAGTCACCGACCCGGAGGGCGCGCGGGACGCGCGCCCTCCGGCACTACGTGTGTGATCAGGCGCTCGGCCGCTTGCCGATCCACTTCTCGTAGATCGTGTCGTACGTGCCGTCCTGCTTGGCCTTGGCCAGCACCTCGTTGATCTTCTTGAGCAACTCCGGGTTGGCGTCCTTCTTCACCGGGAAGCCGTACTGCTCGCCGGTGTCGAACTCCGCGGTCACCTCGAACCCGCCCGGGTTCTTCTTCAGGTACTCGGTCCAGACCGGCAGGTCGTTGACGGCGGCCTCGACCTGGCCGTTGGCGAGGGCCTGCTGCAGGGCGGCGAGGTCCTCGAACTCGACGAGCTGCAGGCCCTTCTCCGCCTCGAACTTCTTGGCGTAGTCACGGCCGGTGGTGGCCGCCTGGACGCCGAGCTTCTTGCCCCGGAGGTCGTCGAGCGACTTGTACGCCGTGCCGGT
This window harbors:
- a CDS encoding plastocyanin/azurin family copper-binding protein; amino-acid sequence: MPRRMTAVLAALLLTVTPWVATPASAAPRAAAQVLTWTADGDITRYKTAPATAVAGETTIIWENSEATGNTIGMPHTLTFDTSTEGYNHDVTLNILASPFDANNGRHQATVTLTPGRYRYFCSIPGHSQMVGELVVTEGGGGGDTTPPTVTATVAGDQDPDGDYLGAATVTVTATDADSGVETVEYQVDDTSFAPYTGPVRVTAIGDHSVQFRATDQAGNTSAVGSVSFRIVEPGQEDTTPPEVTAALTGDRDGDGNYVGTATATITATDSGSGVATIEYSLDGAAFTAYTSPVVVTAVGMHMLHYRATDVAGNTSAEQMSHFTVVEPPAEDTTPPTVTATVTGDRNDDGAYVGGATVTVTATDADSGVASVEYALDTGAWTAYTAPVTVRATGAHTVRFRATDTAGNAAAEQSTTFTVVADGTDACPESDTRATVVIDGDDTGVRNVDTGNGCTINDLIDEHADYPGHAEFVRHVEAVTLALVTGGTLDRRQQGAIVRAAARSDVGA
- a CDS encoding ThuA domain-containing protein; its protein translation is MTRTIRRTLAAVAAVATLIPATTAAAAPRTAAAPQAAQAQRTAVLVFHGPVAEQQDPVARAVDTIEQLAAGHDIDVTATTDPGVFTTAGLSAYRSVVFLSATGAALNRDQESALQSYMKAGGGFVGIADAARAQVDSAWFTGLIGTRPAGAIPVAEPVARVTASGENPPNETKEKLTDGDANTKWLVRTPTGWVAYELAAAKRVTGYALTSANDSSGRDPKDWTLQGSTDGQSWTDLDRRTGQTFPDRFQTRRFDIATPQEFTRYRLNITANSGEPLTQLADLRLFTGSTTAPEPPAVNRAVVNILDRKHPATASLPLTITRSDRWDNWDPNPIGAVHTLAQVEERHYDPGAAANGPFHPVSWCRDYDGGRSFYTGMGHTEGSYGEEAFRTHLTGALNWTTGRVRGDCQATIAANYKVERLTAANQTGQLDQIGEPHGLTIAPDGTVFYVGKAACPSGPIADWNNPNVGKGCGTIHSWDPRTKQVKLLTTLEVMGNRGSGSELVKNEEGLLGIVPDPEFAENGWLYVYWMPHESIDRVKRVGQRTVSRFTYDRQAQTVDQSTRKDLLQFPVQIHSCCHAGGGMAFDAEGNLYVGSGDNNSSEGSQGYSGNNWTQEYEGISFQDARRTSGNTNDLAGKIIRIHPEADGTYTIPEGNLFPPGTEKTRPEIYVMGVRNIARLQIDPKHQWLTAGWVGPDASSPSPTLGPAKYETATIITSAGNQGWPYCMGNRQPYRDRSNTDATVLTGWYDCDDLKNESPRNTGLVDIPAARDNMIWYSPDGGGPVFPKRTDGSDLPTYVAADATYTQPYLRGGGQAIMSGPTYHRSLVDADSGVAWPEHWDGKWFIGDQSNAANRVAVTVDPAGVPQAAPPVYAESLRAIIPGGNGDTRLQSWMDAKFGPDGALYLLDYGGGFFSLHPNQKLIRITYTGGAPTPVPAANSVAVQNKPLTIAFDGARSGGVSHRWEFGDGATSTEANPRHTYAEVGTYTAKLTVTYADGEKATVQSTVTVGCAVPDERQNVWLGDTDTGVPSRTVGQGCTANDLIDDESTWADHDGFVRHVKAVAQALQDDDLLSAREAGTLTRLAAASEIGRDGHTGYEPLFDGTAESLRGWQQAPTGSFAIQPDGSLRPSGGLGMLWHTKELGDFSLRLQFKDIAPGTGRANTGVFTRFPDLRTPLEQRPPGSCGTVGSARTSAAWMAIYCGHEIQIYDGETGEPQKTGSVYNFDAVPLAQAGVTPKNEWNDYEIRVVGQHYTMIRNGVVINEFDNTPGKQSSRAGDPPTDLRQFLRGFIGLQNHGDNDLAEFRNVRVREL
- a CDS encoding multicopper oxidase domain-containing protein; this translates as MDDHAGGPHRHLSRRSLIASGALAAGALGASAPAIGAAFGGSPARAAAGVTKKITIYAEQLPGNLFGYGLAPGQATVPGPVLEMYEGDTLEITLVNTTSQRLSIHPHGVDYSTDSDGSPFNASFNNPGETRTYVWRSHEMVAASGRRYMPGSAGYWHYHDHAMGTDHGTGGVARGLYGALIVRRRGDILPSKQFTAVFHDMTINNKMAPETPMFEANLGERVEWIAIGHGNLFHTFHLHAHRWADNRTGMLEGPSDPSLVVDNKDLNPGSSFGFQVLAGDGVGPGAWMYHCHVQTHSDGGMAGIFLVRNADGSMPPGAEEAIHRFQGHTHTHGS
- a CDS encoding amino acid ABC transporter ATP-binding protein, with the translated sequence MTTTPPRPAVEIRDLHKSFGPLEVLKGIDFEVGQGEVVCVIGPSGSGKSTLLRCVDLLEEPTAGRIWVNGVEMTDPDVEIDAARRSIGMVFQSFNLFPHLTVLNNLTIAQRRVLRRGRAEAERIARANLERVGLTDKADAFPAQLSGGQQQRAAIARSLSMEPKLMLFDEPTSALDPELVGDVLTVMRKLAEDGMTMMVVTHEMAFARDVADRVVFMDGGVVVEQGPPHEVLGDPKHERTRAFLSRVLDPTRVARLGQTDESPEPPEAPALPSDDRHAL
- a CDS encoding amino acid ABC transporter permease, whose translation is MKLRRRQRERLSLGIQYLVFIAVLAAVAFAADWGRLADAFFRVDIITSMFPTIITVALRNTVLYTLGAFAFGLVFGTVLALMRLSRVAPYRWVATAYIELFRGLPALLVLFLVGYGIPIAFPEREIPGGVFGSIAIGLGLTAAAYMAETIRAGIQAVPKGQMEAARTLGMSHFTAMRTIVIPQAFRIVIPPLTNELILLTKDSSLAYVLGVTAQTIEITKFGRDMLNDRVNATPLLVAGLAYLIITLPLSQVVRRLELRYAKAR